One Babesia bovis T2Bo chromosome 4 map unlocalized Chr4_1, whole genome shotgun sequence genomic window carries:
- a CDS encoding DDHD domain family protein has protein sequence MSTKESLQIAGIHASSDNVAKEQEQQYSCLLHKLNICTKPDHGSDVDYIIFVLHGIGTNNSALSSDYRMMRYSMESVKRYWFYQDTLRTHLQFINWKRYIIDAQNMLFDHTYISTAKDTRRVLTSHILDIGFYLNSRYCDFILESVVNELEGEISRLRHHPSGRFVNSKIAIIGYSMGSLILHEILHGNPGRVSNLSFEERPRLRSKIDYMFAVGSPLSCFTIFQSPQYMTSGMPLPAGVEVFNVFHPYDPVAYRWERLIYRDVPNLPEPEILPFWQNNGFKNWYGWERSVQQAKSMIVDNISDVATSIGRSIFSWWGTNKSNSVLVNNVAVHDKRLDALGTFKEKLREKTSTKPDAAIANGVISPGSIAIPSDHPGDAFESTSIIPDGETWIEDAEASDAVQAMFEEERLSQQSSSALHDMNRQSSGHLPRRYDYQLQEDITEHLLSPLGILQSHTSYWSSKDLMFFILKKLKKRHARVSIMAYLKSIRIKSKWLADCAANDELKAKFLALSEAASAYADKVTTEDQKARAEATSKLTNTWSSLMKSSEEEVFDVNDPISDPID, from the exons ATGTCGACTAAGGAATCTCTGCAAATAGCGGGGATTCACGCTTCTAGTG ACAATGTTGCCAAGGAGCAGGAACAGCAATACTCATGTTTGCTGCACAAGCTGAACATTTGTACTAAACCAGACCATGGCTCTGATGTtgactacattatattcgTGCTTCATGGCATCGGCACGAATAACAGTGCTTTGTCTTCTGACTATCGCATGATGCGCTATTCCATGGAGAGCGTCAAACGTTATTGGTTTTATCAGGATACTCTAAGGACGCATCTCCAGTTCATTAATTGGAAGCGCTACATTATAGATGCACAGAACAT gCTTTTTGACCATACTTACATATCTACTGCCAAGGACACTCGTCGTGTATTGACGAGTCACATATTGGACATTGGATTCTATCTTAATTCGCGATACTGTGACTTTATACTTGAGAGTGTTGTCAATGAGTTGGAGGGCGAGATTTCACGTTTACGCCATCATCCGTCTGGCAGGTTTGTGAATTCAAAAATTGCCATTATTGGTTATTCTATGGGTTCACTTATATTACACGAGATTTTGCATGGTAACCCTGGAAGGGTGTCAAACCTTTCTTTTGAGGAGCGTCCTAGGTTGAGGAGCAAGATTGACTACATGTTTGCTGTTGGGAGTCCTTTATCATGTTTTACTATTTTTCAATCACCTCAGTACATGACGTCGGGCATGCCATTACCTGCTGGTGTAGAAGTTTTCAATGTATTTCACCCCTATGACCCAGTTGCATACCGATGGGAACGGCTGATATACAGGGATGTACCTAACCTTCCCGAGCCTGAaatattgccattttggcAGAACAATGGCTTCAAGAATTGGTATGGTTGGGAGCGTAGTGTCCAGCAGGCCAAATCAATGATTGTTGATAACATCAGCGACGTTGCAACGTCCATTGGCCGGAGCATATTCAGTTGGTGGGGAACCAATAAGAGTAACAGCGTTCTTGTGAACAATGTAGCTGTCCACGATAAGC GACTGGATGCTTTGGGTACATTCAAGGAGAAGCTCAGGGAGAAGACATCCACAAAACCTGATGCGGCTATTGCCAATGGTGTCATATCACCTGGATCCATTGCAATACCATCTGATCACCCTGGTGACGCATTTGAATCAACATCGATAATACCCGATGGTGAGACCTGGATTGAGGATGCTGAGGCCAGCGATGCTGTCCAAGCAATGTTCGAGGAAGAGCGCTTATCTCAGCAATCATCAAGTGCATTGCATGACATGAACCGTCAGTCTTCAGGTCATCTCCCACGACGATATGATTACCAGCTTCAGGAAGACATCACTGAACACCTGTTGAGCCCTTTGGGCATTCTGCAGTCACACACGAGTTACTGGTCTTCCAAGGATCTTATGTTTTTTATACTCAAGAAGCTGAAGAAACGCCATGCGCGTGTGTCTATTATGGCATATTTAAAGTCTATCCGCATTAAATCCAAATGGCTTGCGGATTGCGCTGCTAACGATGAGCTCAAGGCAAAGTTTCTTGCGTTATCGGAGGCAGCGAGTGCCTATGCGGACAAAGTTACGACGGAG GATCAAAAAGCTCGGGCAGAGGCTACTAGCAAGCTTACTAACACGTGGTCCTCTCTGATGAAAAGTTCAGAGGAGGAGGTTTTTGACGTTAACGATCCCATATCTGACCCTATAGAttaa
- a CDS encoding RAP domain family protein: MLRTRNASVTALHTPVSQCVSRRGSQGYMYSTSSNAQWPFEDSSDIPEETTRDTTTHIKRRRHSKLSNKALKLIRSIERLYRPKTAVTQFSNIDNDGISTDSLLLPRDKRDVSLDTIPSSDTSEYGPTKALVRSIYRSATGNVFNDALWKRYVHKISAIHSTLKPADLCIVLYSFAKVKYLDNELLKLLTPLIVRNISNLSCGGAALILNALKRLEVPNHDIIELATNELCLKMDHANLQDIALTANALAYFQVQHHRFWNMLTRSVSLRHHQMTPLQASLILASLAKMDMRNPLMLRLLKDKLRAAVERGDLSQELLTLCFHSLAKLDFSANNFYNACTEQFTQMLDMQPEAVDTQSLVLYLYTAVCILDVPQTAIVKCLEVLAQRKDVLSNYKAGKMKFVIDFLENKYPAILEVLNKETLDLLDKIKEYKLYKAKKTLSRWSLEVSRCLKKHNIRHRTNVQLGHLYADILIPDLSVIVKCAGPFSYYVKSQKLTTFAQIEHKALTMKGYKVCILPYYEWNALKTDDQKLEYLKKFGETWASVHFGNGTEQLDMA; encoded by the exons ATGCTACGTACTCGAAATGCATCTGTAACAGCGCTACATACACCAGTATCGCAATGTGTAAGCAGACGTGGGTCCCAGGGTTACATGTATTCCACTTCATCTAATGCACAATGGCCTTTTGAAGATAGCTCTGATATTCCGGAAGAAACTACAAGGGATACAACAACACATATAAAGCGTAGGAGGCACTCAAAGTTGAGTAATAAGGCATTGAAGCTTATAAGGTCCATTGAAAGATTGTATCGCCCAAAGACTGCTGTAACCCAGTTCAGCAATATAGATAATGATGGCATATCTACTGATTCACTATTGCTACCACGGGATAAACGTGACGTATCTCTAGATACTATTCCGTCTAGCGATACAAGTGAATACGGGCCGACTAAGGCATTAGTGcgtagtatatataggtccgCAACGGGGAATGTGTTCAACGACGCACTTTGGAAGCGTTACGTCCACAAGATATCAGCAATCCACTCAACACTTAAACCAGCGGATCTGTGTATTGTGCTTTACTCCTTTGCTAAAGTCAA ATACCTAGATAACGAGTTGCTCAAGCTGCTGACGCCCTTAATCGTCCGGAATATATCCAATCTCTCATGTGGAG GCGCAGCTTTGATACTTAACGCCCTTAAACGATTGGAGGTGCCGAATCATGATATCATCGAATTGGCTACCAATGAATTATGCCTTAAGATGGACCATGCCAATCTACAGGATATCGCACTTACAGCAAACGCATTGGCATACTTCCAGGTGCAGCACCATAGATTTTGGAATATGCTCACCAGATCGGTGTCATTGCGACACCACCAAATGACACCATTGCAAGCATCACTTATCTTGGCTAGCCTGGCAAAGATGGATATGAGAAACCCCCTGATGCTAAGGTTGCTGAAGGATAAATTAAGAGCCGCAGTTGAACGCGGCGATCTATCGCAGGAACTACTTACATTATGCTTCCATTCTCTGGCGAAACTCGACTTCTCCGCAAACAATTTCTACAACGCCTGCACGGAGCAGTTTACGCAAATGCTAGATATG CAACCTGAAGCTGTAGATACCCAATCCTTGGTACTGTACCTCTACACTGCAGTCTGTATCCTGGATGTACCACAAACG GCCATTGTGAAGTGTCTGGAAGTCTTGGCACAACGAAAGGATGTCTTGAGCAATTATAAAGCTGGGAAGATGAAGTTTGTAATTGACTTCTTGGAGAATAAATATCCTG CTATACTGGAAGTACTAAATAAGGAAACTTTGGACCTACTGGATAAGATCAAGGAATATAAATTGTACAAG GCCAAGAAGACGTTATCCAGGTGGTCACTGGAAGTCTCACGCTGCCTCAAAAAGCATAATATACGGCATCGCACTAATGTCCAATTGGGCCATCTATACGCTGATATACTAATACCAGACCTCAGTGTTATAGTTAAATGTGCTG GGCCGTTTAGCTACTACGTCAAGTCACAAAAACTAACGACATTCGCACAAATCGAACATAAAGCATTGACAATGAAG GGATACAAAGTATGCATACTGCCATATTATGAATGGAACGCCCTAAAGACAGACGATCAAAAATTGGAATATCTCAAGAAGTTCGGTGAAACATGGGCATCTGTGCACTTTGGGAATGGAACTGAGCAATTGGATATGGCATAG
- a CDS encoding putative superoxide dismutase (Fe), with translation MFFALLFYFTVSTMAFKLPALPYGMRELIPHISEETLSFHYGKHHAGYVNKLNSLIKGTPMESCTIEELILGQTGAVFNNAAQIWNHTFYWNSMGPNCGGEPTGPIRKKIEEKFGSFSAFKTDFSNLLAGHFGSGWGWLVLKDDGTADIVQTHDAGSPLKENLGRPLLCCDVWEHAYYIDYKNDRLSYINSWWNLVNWDFANKNLEAPFKWS, from the exons ATGTTTTTTGCTCTATTGTTTTACTTCACTGTATCTACAATGGCCTTCAAACTACCAGCGCTCCCTTACGGCATGAGGGAACTCATCCCTCACATCAGCGAGGAAACCTTGAGCTTCCACTACGGCAAACACCATGCAGGCTACGTCAACAAGCTAAACA GTCTCATCAAGGGCACACCTATGGAATCATGCACTATCGAAG AGCTGATACTCGGACAAACCGGTGCCGTATTCAACAACGCAGCACAAATATGGAACCACACCTTCTACTGGAACTCCATGGGACCTAACTGTGGAGGCGAGCCCACCGGTCCAATCCGCAAGAAGATCGAGGAAAAGTTCGGCTCATTCAGCGCATTCAAGACCGATTTCTCTAACCTTCTCGCAGGACATTTTGGATCCGGTTGGGGATGGCTGGTACTAAAGGATGATGGCACAGCTGATATTGTCCAAACCCATGATGCAGGATCACCATTAAAGGAGAATCTAGGACGCCCACTACTATGCTGTGATGTCTGGGAGCATGCTTACTACATTGACTACAAGAATGACCGTTTGAGCTACATTAACA GCTGGTGGAATCTTGTCAACTGGGACTTTGCCAATAAGAACCTCGAAGCTCCCTTCAAGTGGTCTTAA
- a CDS encoding Helicase conserved C-terminal domain family protein produces the protein MSMLCRGTLPSRIAVLPRYSVTNSCIPYRISQNGHCFQHCFLLRLSTGSWIRRTFSTQNESHGNFFTVRDSVDFRYLGIEPELLKQWELFDIQYMKPFQYIMARCILDTLGSTQQDVSKLDTKKYIFYNEPNSGRTTGYLLPLLHLLKQKNNNIDTVLIITKSGQESRSLCATITALDPSARCLIIDSYIEPEDSNPKYTDCSINTISGNADRETEALSASISSFNALKEITSDSGRHNILIASIERMEAVLQDTRVSKHRLARIGCVVFDDLCSYLDKGAVVSNVYRSIRAAQVFSNQCSGIHKKSPVSTTKTQVNANLHTDIHVMCIVGSVGDGFCKFATEYLGGYWLYDLKNGTKQRIVGDGRTDAVRLEVDLESTPEIVNLSSGTGRTHQIPIEHSICKVPSTKNKRDRQYILECLVYNYLNLPTFHVHHILPPMLKKPRTPYQCIVFVANRAQQRQLSMLQAFRDISVRLGSDVTAEERARNLNAFREGTKPVMIASDASIAGCIFDNVRYVINYNPPKSIEIYRNRAGIAGKNTGSVCITLYNKLEYNEFSKILKALKKRVSIHTAPSQDYMYRYNAKWLERFANELSAMQPGFILPFEEKAKELLQTHDINDLFSKTAAILLGISTGEPISQTSILSERRGFTAVTVFDGSANARLTIDDIKSLVARQLPDINMSSLFGRYARTESGYIVDINSQYLEVLLKAVSNEPNICFEIARELPQLIMGEEAKLNRAKGHMSKLPWRYYKIRRLQMQKRML, from the exons ATGTCTATGTTATGTAGAGGTACATTGCCATCTAGAATAGCTGTTTTACCGAGGTATTCTGTTACGAATTCCTGCATTCCATATcgcatatcgcaaaatggTCACTGTTTCCAGCATTGCTTTCTACTGCGCTTAAGCACAGGATCATGGATAAGGAGGACTTTTTCAACACAAAATGAATCACATGGAAACTTTTTTACAGTTCGGGATTCCGTAGATTTCAGGTATCTAGGAATTGAGCCAGAATTGCTAAAACAATGGGAACTTTTTGATATCCAGTATATGAAGCCGTTTCAGTATATTATGGCCAGATGTATACTGGATACGCTCGGTTCAACTCAACAGGATGTATCTAAGCTGGATACCAAAAAATACATCTTCTACAATGAACCGAATTCAGGAAGAACTACTGGGTATCTATTACCACTGTTGCACCTGTTAAAACAAAAGAATAATAATATCGACACTGTTTTGATCATTACGAAAAGTGGACAGGAAAGCCGATCTTTATGTGCTACGATCACAGCATTGGATCCGAGTGCCAGGTGCTTGATAATTGATTCATATATTGAACCTGAAGATAGTAACCCTAAGTATACTGATTGTAGCATCAATACTATATCTGGGAATGCTGACCGAGAAACAGAAGCACTATCTGCTTCTATAAGCAGCTTTAATGCACTAAAGGAAATAACTAGTGACTCGGGGAGACACAACATCTTAATAGCTTCAATAGAGCGAATGGAAGCTGTACTACAGGATACGAGAGTTTCTAAACATCGATTAGCACGGATTGGATGCGTTGTATTCGACGACCTTTGCAGTTACCTTGATAAGGGGGCTGTGGTATCGAATGTATACCGTAGCATACGTGCTGCACAGGTATTCAGTAATCAGTGCAGTGGAATTCATAAGAAATCTCCTGTCAGCACTACCAAGACCCAAGTTAATGCAAATTTACATACCGACATCCATGTCATGTGCATTGTTGGCAGTGTTGGCGATGGCTTTTGCAAATTCGCAACAGAGTACCTAGGAGGATATTGGTTGTATGATCTGAAAAATG GAACTAAACAACGCATCGTTGGCGATGGACGTACTGACGCGGTCCGCCTGGAAGTTGATCTTGAATCAACACCAGAAATCGTTAACCTTTCTTCCGGAACTGGACGCACTCATCAAATACCCATAGAACATTCAATTTGTAAAGTACCAAGCACCAAGAACAAACGTGATAGACAGTATATACTGGAGTGCTTGGTGTACAATTACTTAAACCTGCCTACATTCCACGTACATCATATACTACCGCCTATGTTAAAAAAACCGAGAACGCCATACCAATGTATCGTTTTCGTAGCTAACAGAGCGCAACAACGGCAGTTGTCAATGTTACAGGCATTTAGAGATATATCTGTTAGGCTGGGTTCTGACGTCACAGCTGAAGAAAGAGCAAGAAACCTCAACGCCTTCAGGGAGGGAACTAAACCCGTCATGATAGCAAGTGATGCGTCTATCGCCGGATGTATATTCGATAACGTCAGATACGTTATCAATTATAACCCACCGAAATCAATAGAGATATACCGTAACAGAGCTGGCATTGCTGGAAAAAACACGGGGTCAGTATGTATCACcttatataataaactgGAGTACAACGAGTTCAGTAAAATCTTGAAAGCGCTAAAGAAACGCGTATCCATACATACGGCGCCATCACAGGACTACATGTACCGGTATAACGCTAAATGGCTAGAAAGATTCGCCAATGAACTTAGCGCAATGCAACCGGGGTTCATATTGCCGTTTGAAGAAAAGGCAAAGGAATTATTGCAAACCCATGATATCAACGACTTGTTCAGCAAAACTGCAGCTATTCTACTAGGCATAAGCACTGGAGAACCCATATCGCAAACGTCAATACTGTCAGAACGGCGTGGATTCACTGCTGTCACGGTTTTTGATGGCAGTGCTAATGCTAGGTTAAccattgatgatataaaatcatTGGTTGCTAGGCAACTACCTGATATAAACATGTCGAGTCTCTTTGGAAGGTATGCCAGAACGGAATCTGGGTACATTGTTGACATCAATTCACAGTATCTGGAGGTACTACTGAAGGCGGTATCCAACGAACCGAATATATGCTTTGAAATTGCACGGGAACTACCACAACTAATAATGGGAGAAGAAGCTAAGTTAAACCGTGCGAAGGGACATATGTCAAAGCTACCGTGGCGTTATTATAAAATACGAAGACTACAAATGCAAAAGCGTATGTTGTAA
- a CDS encoding ATPase AAA type domain containing protein, translating into MSKKIFSLRLKSLIEAQQLQWPPLCFSQTDVTFALDGDRDNTVEIDTLISQLQDVYSDYRRQKCGVLRRSIVGVLSEVSHYDDAVTSNADVAVLNGDYLPSIDSQGPGLQSLNVTMSDLRRCPNASERDKGDAHRKIRKRSKKEDSDPEETATLFIPERDIPYRLDDVGGIEAIRGDIIDLVVRPLKFPDIYKYLCVQPTKGILLHGPPGSGKSRLAEAIAGEANCAFFRVAATELVTGMSGESESRLRGLFDEAKRCAPSIIFLDEIDAVTPHRENSSRGFEKRIVAQLGICMDSLADHFVIVIGATNRPECLDSMIRRNGRFDREISMGIPNTDARFSILKAVSRGMRLGTDVDFEQIAEMTPGFVGADLQAVTREAAACAISRLFANHGDMITNQSFVHAEACISQSDFISGVSRVQPSAKREGFATIPNVTWDNVGALSNLRKEMEEHIVFPILFKRLYSTFGLTVPAGILLYGPPGCGKTLLAKAVANGSKANFISVKGPELLNKYVGESERAVRLVFQRAAVSAPCVVFFDEIDSLCPVRNNEANHTTERVVNQLLTEMDGIHNRADVYVLAATNRPDIIDPAMLRPGRLERQMYVPLPDMEGRVDILQKVTKGIPIGDDVDFQKIAVQTEGYSGADLACLVREAGISAVEKLRIQYIKEHGLDTYVRSVDAPPGACISAEDLASALLKVSPSVTQKQINFYESFQQRKTMKN; encoded by the exons ATGTCCAAAAAAATTTTTTCACTTCGTTTGAAGTCGTTGATCGAAGCTCAGCAGCTCCAATGGCCTCCGTTATGCTTTTCTCAAACTGATGTAACATTCGCGTTGGATG GCGACCGTGATAACACTGTCGAGATTGATACATTGATTAGTCAGTTACAAGATGTGTATTCCGATTACAGAAGGCAGAAGTGCGGTGTTCTTCGCAGGTCGATTGTAGGCGTGCTTTCTGAAGTATCGCATTA TGATGACGCTGTAACTAGCAACGCGGATGTAGCTGTGTTGAACGGTGATTACCTACCTTCTATCGATAGCCAGGGGCCGGGTCTACAAAGCTTGAATGTTACAATGTCGGATTTACGGCGTTGTCCAAATGCATCAGAGCGTGATAAGGGAGACGCACATCGCAAAATAAGGAAGCGTTCAAAGAAGGAGGACAGCGATCCTGAGGAGACAGCTACCTTATTTATTCCAGAACGTGATATTCCATATCGACTTGACGACGTTGGTGGGATAGAAGCAATTCGTGGTGATATAATCGACTTGGTTGTACGCCCATTGAAATTCcctgatatatataaatacttATGTGTTCAACCTACCAAGGGGATACTTCTTCATGGCCCTCCAGGTTCTGGTAAATCCAGGTTGGCTGAGGCTATTGCTG GCGAGGCGAATTGTGCATTTTTCAGGGTGGCGGCCACTGAGCTGGTCACTGGTATGTCTGGTGAATCAGAAAGTCGACTTCGAGGTCTTTTCGACGAGGCCAAGCGCTGCGCTCCGAGTATAATATTCCTTGATGAAATTGACGCTGTCACTCCGCATCGTGAAAACAGTTCGCGTGGATTTGAGAAGCGTATTGTTGCTCAATTGGGCATCTGCATGGACTCTTTGGCAGACCACTTTGTTATAG TCATTGGTGCTACGAATCGCCCTGAATGTTTGGACTCCATGATTCGACGCAACGGTCGATTTGACAGAGAGATATCCATGGGCATTCCAAACACTGACGCTAGGTTTAGTATATTAAAG GCTGTATCTCGCGGGATGCGACTTGGTACTGATGTAGATTTTGAACAAATTGCGGAGATGACTCCAGGTTTTGTTGGAGCTGATTTGCAGGCTGTAACCCGAGAGGCAGCTGCCTGCGCCATAAGTCGTTTATTCGCCAATCATGGTGatatg ATAACAAACCAATCATTTGTACATGCTGAGGCGTGTATATCGCAGAGTGATTTTATATCTGGTGTATCTAGGGTTCAACCTAGTGCTAAACGTGAGGGATTCGCGACAATTCCCAATGTCACTTGGGATAACGTTGGGGCACTATCTAACTTACGCAAGGAGATGGAGGAGCACATAGTATTTCCTATATTATTCAAGCGCTTGTACAGTACCTTTGGTTTAACAGTGCCCGCTGGTATATTACTATACGGTCCTCCGGGTTGTGGTAAAACATTATTGGCCAAGGCAGTTGCCAATGGCAGCAAGGCTAATTTCATATCGGTTAAAG GTCCCGAGTTGCTGAATAAGTATGTCGGTGAGAGTGAACGTGCTGTACGTCTAGTATTCCAACGAGCTGCTGTGAGTGCGCCTTGTGTAGTCTTTTTTGACGAAATCGATTCCCTATGTCCCGTGCGTAACAACGAGGCTAACCATACAACAGAGCGTGTTGTAAACCAGCTTCTAACGGAGATGGATGGCATCCATAACCGTGCCGACGTCTACGTGCTTGCTGCTACTAACAGGCCGGACATTATAGACCCAGCCATGTTGAGACCAGGGCGCCTTGAGCGCCAAATGTATGTACCCTTACCGGATATGGAAGGCCGCGTTGACATATTACAGAAGGTCACCAAGGGTATACCCATTGGTGACGACGTCGACTTCCAGAAGATCGCAGTACAAACTGAGGGTTACAGTGGTGCAGATCTGGCATGTTTGGTTCGTGAGGCCGGTATATCAGCGGTTGAGAAACTAAGGATACAGTATATAAAGGAACATGGCCTGGACACATATGTCAGGTCAGTTGACGCACCTCCTGGCGCCTGCATATCAGCTGAGGATCTCGCGTCAGCTTTACTGAAGGTATCTCCATCAGTTACGCAAAAACAGATAAATTTCTACGAGTCATTCCAACAACGCAAAACTATGAAGAACTAG
- a CDS encoding DnaJ domain containing protein, producing the protein MFANKDEAIKCLNIAKNAMDKDDLPKAIKFLEKAKSMYPTDEVKTLLVTCKAKLQARNRFSYGSSGSGNAGRSSGTSDSRNGVGGAQEAALNRECLKILACKNYHDVLGVSRNASTDDIKKAYKKLALKFHPDKNSARYASEAFNKISEAFHSLTSSGGRHVDSASDNPQQHSHYTTSYMRSEDFFRNVFNQHSNPNYRPNRRAGYNCHSDDRPSSRTSSSDRPTHSSASSGTDPPSGPGMTPLSWFHMLAFFILITIGILPKLFDREHEAFKFVRTGRYNRMLSTRLNGVIFYVDGNVFDRDYPMNSSARFEFEYEVDYTYFDKKCSREKSMNAQKIHYYLKRMKAPPKELYEPPESCKTRDLLRDAYLAHLNKHGFT; encoded by the exons ATGTTTGCTAACAAGGATGAGGCGATTAAATGCTTGAACATTGCAAAAAATGCGATGGACAAGGATGACCTTCCTAAG GCTATAAAGTTTCTTGAGAAGGCTAAGTCGATGTATCCTACTGATGAGGTGAAAACTTTGTTAGTCACCTGTAAAGCTAAGTTGCAAGCTCGTAATCGTTTTAGTTATGGGAGTTCTGGCTCTGGTAATGCAGGTCGTTCTTCAGGTACATCAGATTCTCGCAATGGCGTTGGTGGTGCGCAGGAAGCTGCTCTTAACCGTGAGTGTTTAAAGATCTTGGCTTGCAAAAATTACCATGACGTACTTGGCGTATCTCGTAATGCCAGTACCGATGACATTAAAAAGGCCTACAAGAAGTTGGCTCTTAAATTTCATCCTGACAAGAATTCCGCCAGATATGCTAGTGAGGCTTTCAACAAGATATCTGAAGCTTTTCATAGCCTCACTTCGTCTGGTGGTCGCCATGTAGATTCTGCTAGTGATAATCCACAGCAGCATTCTCATTACACTACTTCTTACATGAGATCAGAAGATTTTTTCCGTAATGTATTTAACCAACACAGCAATCCCAACTACCGTCCTAATCGAAGAGCGGGGTATAACTGCCATAGCGATGACAGACCATCTTCTAGGACTTCTAGTTCCGATAGACCCACGCATTCTTCTGCCAG TTCTGGTACAGATCCTCCCAGTGGACCGGGCATGACACCCTTGTCATGGTTCCATATGCTGGCTTTTTTCATTTTAATAACCATCGGTATATTGCCTAAATTGTTCGACCGTGAACATGAGGCGTTCAAATTTGTTCGCACTGGTCGTTATAATCGCATGTTATCTACTAGGCTTAACGGTGTGATCTTTTATGTGGATGGTAATGTTTTCGACCGTGACTACCCAATGAACTCTTCTGCAAGGTTTGAGTTTGAGTATGAGGTTGACTACACTTATTTCGACAAGAAGTGCAGTCGCGAGAAGTCGATGAACGCACAAAAGATACATTACTACCTTAAGCGTATGAAGGCTCCTCCTAAGGAGCTCTACGAGCCGCCAGAGAGTTGCAAGACTCGCGACTTATTGCGTGATGCATATTTGGCTCATTTGAATAAGC ATGGCTTTACATAA